In one Dermacentor variabilis isolate Ectoservices chromosome 4, ASM5094787v1, whole genome shotgun sequence genomic region, the following are encoded:
- the LOC142579600 gene encoding very long chain fatty acid elongase 4-like: MGYMGIEHTPLFGLVRALEQVRDPRTVGWLYSGNPVPIHLILVLYVYFVKYRGPEWMKDRKPFTLVGVMRLYNISMVALNFGFMVFFFKNTYLRGNYSWLCTGIDYRPTEQSMTVLNACWWYLHVRMAEFLDTVFFVLRKKNSQVSKLHVIHHCIVVWNGWVGLTFGAEGQIMICICINCLVHVVMYSYYFLSSFGPALQPYLWWKRYLTQMQIAQLAFFVVYAIVPMVYDCNYPRVMLWIGFVQALLLLTLFCNFYLHAYRGSRRSQYAPIKKHVE; this comes from the exons ATGGGTTACATGGGCATCGAGCACACGCCCCTGTTCGGCCTCGTCCGAGCCCTCGAGCAAGTGCGGGACCCGCGGACTGTGGGCTGGCTCTACTCCGGCAACCCCGTGCCGATCCACCTGATCCTCGTGCTGTACGTGTACTTCGTCAAGTACCGCGGACCCGAGTGGATGAAGGATCGCAAGCCGTTCACCCTGGTGGGAGTCATGCGGCTCTACAACATCAGCATGGTCGCGCTCAACTTCGGCTTCATGGTGTTCTTCTTCAAGAACACCTACCTGCGCGGCAACTACAGCTGGCTGTGCACGGGCATCGATTACCGGCCCACCGAGCAGTCCATGACGGTGCTGAACGCCTGCTGGTGGTACCTGCACGTCCGCATGGCCGAGTTCCTCGACACGGTGTTCTTCGTGCTGCGCAAGAAGAACTCGCAG GTGTCGAAGTTGCACGTCATCCACCACTGTATTGTCGTTTGGAATGGCTGGGTGGGCCTGACATTCGGCGCCGAAGGCCAAATCATGATCTGCATCTGCATCAACTGCCTGGTGCACGTGGTCATGTACTCGTACTACTTCCTCTCGTCGTTCGGCCCGGCCCTGCAGCCCTACCTCTGGTGGAAGCGCTACCTGACGCAGATGCAGATCGCCCAGCTGGCCTTCTTCGTCGTGTACGCCATCGTGCCCATGGTCTACGACTGCAACTACCCGCGTGTCATGCTCTGGATAGGCTTCGTgcaggcgctgctgctgctgacgctctTCTGCAACTTCTACCTGCACGCGTACAGGGGAAGCAGAAGGTCACAGTATGCACCCATCAAGAAGCACGTCGAGTGA